The Oreochromis niloticus isolate F11D_XX linkage group LG4, O_niloticus_UMD_NMBU, whole genome shotgun sequence DNA segment cagcatCACAGCCGATTTGTTCCTCCTTGCCAGCCACTTTAGCCCAGAAGGCTTTGACTGTGTTCTTGTCCTTTGCAGAAAGACTGGTCATCTTGCCCGTTGTTGCTGTTCTGGTTGGAGTTGCTGTGTTCAGCTCAAACTGTGGAGGTTTTTATACACGAAACAGGAAATGCACACACCCGACCCACCTCACAGATAAGGTACTGGTGTTTGGACAGGTTCAAAATGATATGAAACACCTCCCATGagataaagacaaaacaagatGTTCATATAAGTTCTGAAGGCAAGAATTTAAACTCATTTGATGGTAGAAATCAGTTGTAAATGTTTCCAACAAAAAAGGGTCATACAAgtctaaaatcattttcatttaattCCTTTTAATACTCAGTCAACAAAGAAATGTTGCGAGCCATCCCACTGCCCACCTCCACCCATCTTCATATCTTTGGGTGGAGCAACAGTGCTCCTTTATAAGTTGTACACCCAAGCAAGACATGTACAACAATCAACAAGGCAAGATGGTTGCATGGACAGACTTCGAGCGCGTCACGATTAAGGACATCTTCTCCAAGATTGACTATGAAGTCGTTGGCCCAGCAGCTATTTCCAGGTAAGATCCagttctgttctgttttttatgCTTGTATGTATCAAATTTACAAATATAAGAAGCACATTTTGTGCATTAACACATACTTTTGTTTTAGAAGTGTGATTTATTCAAATATACATGTTTCCTCAGGTGTCTGATTGTGTACCCCTGGACTCAGAGGTATTTCGCTGGCTTTGGAAACCTCTACAATGCTGCTGCCATCACATCAAATCCAAAAGTTGCTGCTCACGGAAAAGTCGTCATGCAAGGTCTGGAAAAAGCTGTGAAGAACATGGACAACATCAAGGCCACATTTACAGAGCTGAGCACGCTGCACTCTGAGAAACTGCAGGTGGACCCTGACAATTTCATGGTAGGCAATGCTGAACTGATGGTACTGCATCCCATTAATTGTGTTGATGTTGAGTCTCATGCattttttgttgtgttgcaGCTTCTGGGCGACTGCCTGGCCATTGTGGTTGCTTCTCAGTTGGGTGAAGACTTCACTCCCGAGGTCCATGCAGCTTTCCAGAAGTTCCTGGCAGTGGTGGTGTCCTCCCTGAGGAGGCAGTACTATTAGAGAGCTGCAGAGAACCATCACATGttctgtttttaaactgtgtaaaTGAGCTTTCAATAAATCACCACTAAACAAATTCcgcaagtttttcttttcttttatcccCAGTCTTTGTTTATGGTCATGTCAATGTGAAATTAGTATCATGAAAGCCTTGTTTGTTATGTGATTAGAGAAGTAAtgtttatcctttaaaaatggCAATACCATATACTGAGAACACATCCGATATCATGATTAAACTAAAACTGACGCATCTTTTAAGAAAGTTTAAATGATCATAAACTGACTGTTCGAGCACATGAATTAGCCCATCAAGAGAGAGAACACAGCCTCTAAACTCCACCAGTATCCCAGTTGTAGCAGTAATGCCccaataaattaataataactatCCCCCTTACTTAATCATGTTGTTACTATGCAGTGTTGTTCTAagtcctcttttaattttccctttgtttattttgtataaTCTGAAAATTCCCTTCAAGTGTGATGGGAATTTATCAAAGTTTAATTtgcagtaaaataaaacatgtatttaCATTTCTGGTCctaattttttctttaatatgtaGAGTTGATTTAACCTACTTAAaaggctgcagagggagctgcacACAACACTAATAAACTACTTATTTTAGCAGAAAGTTTTAGCTAAAAAGGTCTGATTGACATGTTTCAGTGTATCTAGTAACACTGAACAATGTAAGTAAAAAAGTAAGTGCATCAGCTGATCTAAGATAAAG contains these protein-coding regions:
- the LOC109201901 gene encoding hemoglobin subunit beta-like isoform X1, producing MYNNQQGKMVAWTDFERVTIKDIFSKIDYEVVGPAAISRCLIVYPWTQRYFAGFGNLYNAAAITSNPKVAAHGKVVMQGLEKAVKNMDNIKATFTELSTLHSEKLQVDPDNFMLLGDCLAIVVASQLGEDFTPEVHAAFQKFLAVVVSSLRRQYY
- the LOC109201901 gene encoding hemoglobin subunit beta-like isoform X2, encoding MYNNQQGKMVAWTDFERVTIKDIFSKIDYEVVGPAAISRCLIVYPWTQRYFAGFGNLYNAAAITSNPKVAAHGKVVMQGLEKAVKNMDNIKATFTELSTLHSEKLQVDPDNFMVGNAELMVLHPINCVDVESHAFFVVLQLLGDCLAIVVASQLGEDFTPEVHAAFQKFLAVVVSSLRRQYY